Within the Agromyces atrinae genome, the region CCAGCAGCAGTCCGCCCCCGCGATCGCCACCCCGGGTCTCCTGTTCCTCCTCGCCGTCGGGGCGGGCATCATCGGCTTCGTCACGGATGTCGTCGTGCAGACGCTCCGCATGCCGGCGCTCGCCGCGCTGCCGGTGCTCGTGCCTATCGTCGTTCCCGGACTCATCGTCGAGGGCGGCACCGAGTTCGGCATCCTCGTCCTCTCGGGCGTCGCGTATCTCGTCCTCCTTCGCGTCGACGTCCGCGCCCGCAGATCGGCGATGGATGACGGTGTCGCCGCACCGGGCCCGCGGGGCGCCCGACGGTCCACCGTCGGAGCGACGCTCGGACTCGCGGGTGTGGGTCTCCTCGCGGCATCCGTGCTCGCCGCCGCCACACCGAGCATCTCGACGACCTATCTGTTCGGCACGGGACCGCGCGGCGCGCTCTTCGGCGCGGGGGTCAACCCGTTCATCAATCTCGGCCAGGACCTCCGCCGCGACCTCCCGGTCGACGCGTTCCACTACTCGTCGGACGAGAACGTCCGCCCGTACTTCTCGCTCATGACGCTCGACAACTTCGACGGGCTCAACTGGCGTGCGGCGTCACGGGAGCTCGACGCCGAGAACACGCCCGACGCGATCCCGGCGCCTCCCGGTCTCTCCGACGGAGTCGACCGGTCGACCCAGGAGATCACGGTCGTCATCGACGACCTCAGTACCTCCTGGCTCCCCGTGCCGTACCCGGCCACGGGTATCGCCGGGCTCGACGGCGAGTGGTTCTGGGAGGAGACGACGCGTTCCATCGCGAGCGCCGACTCGACGACGATCGGTGAGCGCTACGTCGTCGACGTGCTGCAGCTCGACCCGACGCCCGAGCAGCTGCGAGCGGCGAGCGTCTCCCTCCCCGAGGAGATGGCGCCCTACCTCGCCCTGCCCGACGGATCGCCGCCCGTGCTCGCCGAGACGGCGCTCGCCGTGACGTCGACGGCCGGCTCGCCGTACGACGCGGCCGTCATGCTGCAGCGGTACCTGCGCGGGGCCGACTTCACCTACTCGACCGAGGCTCCCGTCGACGAGGGGTACGACGGGGCGGGTATCGAGATCGTCGCCCGCTTCCTCGAGGAGAAGACCGGCTACTGCGTGCACTTCGCCTCGACCATGGCGGTGCTCGCACGCGAGATCGGCATCCCGGCGCGAGTCTCGATCGGATTCACATCGGGTACGTCCGCGGGAACGGCGTTCGCCGGGCGCACCCGTTTCGACGTCGACACCCACGATCTGCACGCCTGGCCCGAGCTGTACTTCGAGGGCATCGGATGGCTGCCCTTCGAGCCCACCCCGAGTCGCGGATCCGTTCCCGACTACAGCAGGCCGGCCTCGGTCGACACGTCGGGGGAGGCGGCGCCCGCCGCGCCGTCCGAGTCGAACGTCAATCCCGACACGGGTCTGCCCGAACTCTCCGACCCTGAGCCCGTCGCTCCCTCCACGACCGCCGCGAGCGAGACGACCTACGAGTGGCTCGGCCTCGCTGCCCTCGTCGTCTTCATCCTGCTCGTGCCGGCCTTCATCCGTGTCGTCGTGCGAGCGTCGCGCCTGCGTCGGACGAGATCTCCCGACGATCCCGCCGAGGCGGCCTGGACGGAGATCGGCGCGAGTGCGACCGACCTCGGCTTCGGCCCCCTCGACGTCGAGTCGCCACGGGCCTTCGCGACGCGTCTCGAGACCCAGCCCGGATTCCGCGATGACGATGCCCGTCGGGCGTTGCGTTCCGCCCTCGTCCGTGTGGAACGCGAACGGTACGGTCGCGCGATCTTGCCGGGGGAGGCGCAGGACGCCGTGGATGACGCGCGCGACGTCATCCGCTCGCTCGGAGCCGGCCAGTCGCTCCTCGTCCGGGTGCGCTCGGTCGTCCTCCCGATGTCGCTCGCTCGTTCGCTTCTGGCGTTCGCGGCGGGCAGCGGCCCGCGGCGCGCGTAGACTCGACCCTCGTGAGTATCAGGAATTCGCCCTTCGGCGTCAACGTGCGCGACCTCATCGGTCGTCCCGGCGAGATGCGCGAGCACGATCTCGAGATCACTCTGACCGAGCAGTGGGGCGAGGGCCTCGTCGCCGTTCAGAACGGCGAGACCGTCGATGTCGCACTGCGTCTCGAGTCGGTTCACGAGGGCGTCCTCGTGACGGCCGAGGTCGACGCCGAGGCCGACGGACAGTGCGGTCGATGCCTCATCGACATCCGCCTTCCGGTCGAAGTCGAGTTCCAGGAGCTTTTCGCGTATCATTCTGAGGAAGCTTCTGAGTATGAGGTTCAAGACGACCACGTGGATCTTGAACCACTCATCCGAGATGCGGTAGTGCTGGCACTACCGTTCCAGCCGGTCTGCCGGCCGGACTGCCCCGGACTCGATCCCGAGACCGGACTGCGTCTGGCTGACCACCCGGAACTCAGCGTGACTGAAGCGACCGACCTGCGATGGTCTGCGCTCACGGATTTTCAAGCTTCCACAGACAGCGGGTCGGGCCAAGAGCCTCGGTCCGATCAGCAGAGAGAGAGTTAGTCATGGCTGTTCCGAAGCGGAAGAAGTCGCGCGCCAACACCCACGCGCGTCGGTCGCAGTGGAAGGCAGAGGCCCCCACGCTCGTCAAGACCATCGAGAACGGCAAGGTCGTCTACAGCCTTCCCCACCGCGCCAAGGTCGTCGAGGACTCCGCGGGCACCCCGCTGTTCCTCGAGTACAAGGGCCGCAAGGTCGCTGACGTCTGATCAGCGCCTCTCCAGCGAACGACCGGTCGTGACTGACGCGGAGCCCACGCTCGACTCCCTGAAGGAGATCCTCCAGGTCGAGATCGATGCCGATCTGCTCCAACTCGCTCTCACGCACCGGTCTTTCGCGTACGAGAACGGTGGAATACCGACGAATGAGCGTCTCGAGTTCCTCGGCGACGCCATCCTCGGTCAAGCGGTGACGGTCAGTCTCTTCCGGGACAACCCCGATCTCGACGAGGGCGAGCTCGCCAAGCGACGCGCGAGCCTCGTGTCGAGTGCGGCTCTCGCCGAGGTCGGTCGCGCGATCGGGCTCGGCCCGCACGTGCGGCTGGGCCGTGGCGAGACGATGACGGGTGGAGCCGACAAGGGCTCGATCCTCGCCGACACGGTCGAAGCCGTCATCGGCGCGGTCTTCATCGACCGCGGTCCCGATGTGGCCACCGACCTGGTGATGCGACTCATCGGTCCGCTCATGCGCGACCCCTCGCGCTTCGGCGTCTCGATGGACCCGAAGACGAGCCTGCAGGAGCTCGCAGCGCGGCGCGGACTCGGCTCACCCCTCTACGCGGTGACCGAGAGCGGCCCCGACCACAACAAGCACTTCATCGCGACGGTCACGGTCGGCGACCTCGTGCAGGCGTCGGGCGGCGGCTCGAGCAAGAAGGCCGCTGAGATGGCTGCCGCGCTCGAGGCGTGGTCGTCGATCGCTCCGCGTGCCTGAACTCCCCGAGGTCGAGGTCGTCCGTTCCGGGCTCGACCCCGCCGTCACCGGGGCGACCATCGCGGGCGTCGAGGTCTTCGAACCGCGATCCCTCAAGCGTCATGACGCGGCTACCGGCCGTT harbors:
- the rnc gene encoding ribonuclease III, with the protein product MTDAEPTLDSLKEILQVEIDADLLQLALTHRSFAYENGGIPTNERLEFLGDAILGQAVTVSLFRDNPDLDEGELAKRRASLVSSAALAEVGRAIGLGPHVRLGRGETMTGGADKGSILADTVEAVIGAVFIDRGPDVATDLVMRLIGPLMRDPSRFGVSMDPKTSLQELAARRGLGSPLYAVTESGPDHNKHFIATVTVGDLVQASGGGSSKKAAEMAAALEAWSSIAPRA
- the rpmF gene encoding 50S ribosomal protein L32, producing MAVPKRKKSRANTHARRSQWKAEAPTLVKTIENGKVVYSLPHRAKVVEDSAGTPLFLEYKGRKVADV
- a CDS encoding YceD family protein codes for the protein MSIRNSPFGVNVRDLIGRPGEMREHDLEITLTEQWGEGLVAVQNGETVDVALRLESVHEGVLVTAEVDAEADGQCGRCLIDIRLPVEVEFQELFAYHSEEASEYEVQDDHVDLEPLIRDAVVLALPFQPVCRPDCPGLDPETGLRLADHPELSVTEATDLRWSALTDFQASTDSGSGQEPRSDQQRES
- a CDS encoding DUF3488 and transglutaminase-like domain-containing protein, whose translation is MAADTRRRAPARSGIGLALAALLLVLISLTALAPLLQGAGWWWSSAFFASLMLLVPVGLRALRLRRAWIPVVDALLLVAALTLFFGGGSGFLGFIPTPETIGVFSALVDSGAASIQQQSAPAIATPGLLFLLAVGAGIIGFVTDVVVQTLRMPALAALPVLVPIVVPGLIVEGGTEFGILVLSGVAYLVLLRVDVRARRSAMDDGVAAPGPRGARRSTVGATLGLAGVGLLAASVLAAATPSISTTYLFGTGPRGALFGAGVNPFINLGQDLRRDLPVDAFHYSSDENVRPYFSLMTLDNFDGLNWRAASRELDAENTPDAIPAPPGLSDGVDRSTQEITVVIDDLSTSWLPVPYPATGIAGLDGEWFWEETTRSIASADSTTIGERYVVDVLQLDPTPEQLRAASVSLPEEMAPYLALPDGSPPVLAETALAVTSTAGSPYDAAVMLQRYLRGADFTYSTEAPVDEGYDGAGIEIVARFLEEKTGYCVHFASTMAVLAREIGIPARVSIGFTSGTSAGTAFAGRTRFDVDTHDLHAWPELYFEGIGWLPFEPTPSRGSVPDYSRPASVDTSGEAAPAAPSESNVNPDTGLPELSDPEPVAPSTTAASETTYEWLGLAALVVFILLVPAFIRVVVRASRLRRTRSPDDPAEAAWTEIGASATDLGFGPLDVESPRAFATRLETQPGFRDDDARRALRSALVRVERERYGRAILPGEAQDAVDDARDVIRSLGAGQSLLVRVRSVVLPMSLARSLLAFAAGSGPRRA